The Myotis daubentonii chromosome 19, mMyoDau2.1, whole genome shotgun sequence genome window below encodes:
- the GOLGA3 gene encoding golgin subfamily A member 3 isoform X5: MDGVSAVQGGVLEDGSRSGTSAGPEPLPQPLGPPAPPDQWDEAQRASAEVDRAMDEGESPDGPSEGDACQNGPMPQLPGPPSALGPTKSPVGPDAPPGVAGFHDNLRKSQGTSAEGSVRKEALQSLRLSLPLQETQLCSAEASLSLEKEEQVRLQARRRLEEQLTQYRVKRQQERSSQPATKTRPFSTLDPELMLNPEALPRASTVAMTKEYSFLRTSVPRGPKVGSLRHLAHSKEKKSSKSSKIRSLADYRTEDSDAGNSGGSVLATDSARGSLKQNRSSMTSVVSEVSLCPEADDLENSSLPGDNMSEADGNESDSSSYSGVSTRGVHGLLVNSAGTREASYVINGQEIASSSLGQFPSITDVLQAAAAEHRDRGPEVNGETRSRTDSICSSVSMEGSVAETQDEMLQVLKEKMRLEGQLEALTQEASQALKEKAELQAQLAALNTRLQAQEEHSHSSQRKQDALSSEVDTLKQSCWDLEQAMSDLQNTLEAKNASLSSSHHDLQVAEEQYQRLLAKVEEMRSSMLSKDSTVHDLRQQMTALQSQLRQVQLERTTLTSRLKTSQAEIASLQSVRQWYQQQLALAQEARVRLQGEMAHIQVGQMTQTGLLEHLKLENVSLSQQLTETQHRSIKEKERIALQLQGIEADMLDQEAAFVQIQEAKTMVEEDLQRRLEEFEEEKEQLQKMAASAAALEQQLEEVKLTLHQRDQQLAALQQEHLDLLKQFTSTQETLQGREQALGDLQVRYDELQARLEELQGEATSKDDTIRFLQNEKIVLEVALQAARSSEEELDRGVRSLEEGAEETSGVLEQLRQELAVKSSQVEHLQEDASSLKKQMQKIKEQFLQQKLLSWQVMVEAYRRDTASKDQLISELKATKKRLDSEVKELRQELMQLQGDKKSMEAEQARLQKEVSRVQQQMVALEGHLESVQRERDEMETHLQALQFDRQQVAALTEANKGLQAQVEELRQEAARAITEQKQRVTRLGSDLSSAQKEMKSKHKAYESAVSILSRRLQEALTAKEAAEAELSQLRAQAADGASDLVLRERIQALEVELQTVGHSKVMLEKELQEVIALTTQELEEYREKVLELEDELQESRGFRRKIKRLEESNRKLALELEHERGKLTGLGQSNAALREHNSVLETALAKREADLVELNLQVQAIMQRKQEEDRQMRQLVQALQAALEREKLEVHSLREQVAAAKVEARHNQRHFKAATLELSEVKKELQAKELLVQTLQAAAERLQLQEGRHAQEVAQFQAELSEARTQLQLLQQQLDEQLSKQPVGNQEMENLKWEVDQKEREIQSLRQQLDLSEQQSRRELDGAERALQNIKSELEVMREDLSVTQKDKFMLQVKVSELKNNMKTLLQQNQQLKLDLRRGAAKTAGDGQPAAPDGGTRRHRARVTVLMDSGGPCRQPCFPGRPGPPRRRHRATRSQQHLQRAAGNTLCRAPPC, from the exons atggatggagtgtcggccgtGCAGGGTGGCGTCTTGGAAGATGGATCCCGCAGTGGCACCTCAGCCGGTCCTGaacccctcccgcagcccctgggCCCTCCGGCGCCACCTGACCAGTGGGATGAAGCCCAGC GTGCCAGCGCCGAGGTGGACAGAGCTATGGATGAAGGAGAAAGCCCAGACGGGCCCAGCGAGGGGGACGCCTGTCAGAATGGGCCGATGCCACAGCTCCCAGGCCCGCCGTCGGCTCTCGGTCCCACCAAGAGCCCAGTGGGTCCTGATGCGCCTCCAGGTGTGGCTGGTTTCCATGACAACCTAAGGAAGTCTCAGGGGACTAGTGCTGAGGGCAGTGTTAGAAAAGAAGCTTTGCAGTCTCTCAGACTCAGTCTTCCTTTGCAAGAAACGCAACTGT GCTCAGCAGAGGCCTCGCTGTCGCTGGAGAAGGAGGAGCAGGTCCGACTTCAGGCTCGGCGGCGGCTGGAGGAGCAGCTCACGCAGTACAGGGTGAAGCGCCAGCAGGAGCGC tCCAGCCAACCTGCAACTAAAACGAGACCTTTCAGCACACTGGATCCTGAGCTTATGTTGAACCCAGAAGCCTTACCAAGGGCCAGCACTGTGGCGATGACAAAGGAGTATTCCTTCCTGCGCACCAGTGTGCCTCGGGGCCCGAAGGTGGGCAGCTTAAGGCACCTAGCACattctaaggagaaaaaaagttcCAAATCAAGCAAAATTCGGTCCCTGGCTGATTACAGAACTGAAGACTCGGATGCTGGGAATTCGGGTGGAAGTGTTCTGGCCACGGACTCCGCTAGGGGCTCCCTGAAGCAGAACCGAAGCAGCATGACGTCAGTGGTGTCTGAGGTCAGCCTGTGTCCTGAAGCCGATGACCTGGAGAACTCATCCCTTCCTGGAGACAACATGTCTGAGGCTGATGGGAATGAGAGCGACAGCTCTTCCTACAGCGGCGTCTCCACCCGGGGGGTGCACGGCCTTCTGGTGAACAGCGCGGGCACGCGTGAAGCATCCTATGTGATCAACGGCCAGGAGATTGCCTCCAGTTCTCTGGGCCAGTTCCCGTCCATCACGGATGTCCTCCAGGCCGCTGCAGCCGAGCACCGAGACCGGGGCccagaggtcaatggggagacaCGGAGCCGGACGGACAGCATCTGCAGCAG CGTGTCCATGGAAGGTTCTGTGGCTGAAACTCAAGATGAGATGTTGCAGgttcttaaagaaaaaatgagactTGAGGGACAGCTGGAAGCCTTAACGCAAGAGGCTAGTCAG GCACTTAAGGAAAAGGCGGAGCTGCAGGCGCAGCTGGCCGCCCTGAACACGCGGCTGCAGGCGCAGGAGGAGCACAGCCACAGCAGCCAGCGGAAGCAGGACGCGCTCAGTTCGGAGGTGGACACCTTGAAGCAGTCCTGCTGGGACCTGGAGCAGGCAATGAGCGACCTGCAGAACACGCTGGAGGCCAAGAACGCCAGCCTTTCGTCCTCCCACCACGACCTGCAGGTGGCAGAGGAGCAGTACCAGCGGCTCCTGGCCAAAGTGGAGGAGATGCGGAGCAGCATGCTCAGCAAGGACAGCACAG TGCACGACCTCCGGCAGCAGATGACAGCCTTGCAGAGCCAGTTGCGGCAAGTGCAGCTGGAGCGCACAACGCTCACCAGCAGGCTGAAGACGTCCCAGGCGGAAATCGCATCGCTGCAAAGCGTCAGGCAGTGGTACCAGCAGCAGCTCGCCCTGGCCCAGGAGGCCCGGGTCAGACTGCAGGGCGAGATGGCCCACATCCAG GTTGGACAGATGACCCAGACGGGCCTCCTGGAGCACCTGAAACTTGAGAATGTGTCCTTGTCCCAGCAGCTGACGGAAACCCAGCACAGGTCCATCAAGGAGAAGGAGCGCATCGCCCTGCAGCTCCAGGGCATTGAG GCTGACATGTTGGACCAAGAAGCTGCCTTTGTGCAGATTCAAGAGGCAAAGACGATGGTGGAGGAGGACCTGCAGAGGAGGCTAGAGGAGTTcgaggaggagaaagagcagcTGCAGAAGATGGCAGCCTCAGCAGCAGCCCTGGAGCAGCAGCTAGAGGAG GTGAAGCTAACCCTGCACCAGCGAGACCAGCAGCTTGCAGCCTTGCAGCAGGAGCACCTGGACCTGCTGAAGCAGTTCACCTCCACACAGGAGACGCTGCAGGGCCGGGAGCAGGCCCTCGGTGACCTGCAGGTGCGCTACGATGAGCTGCAGGCCCGACTGGAGGAGCTGCAGGGCGAGGCCACCTCCAAGGACGACACCATCCGCTTCCTGCAGAACGAGAAGATTGTCTTGGAGGTGGCTCTGCAGGCCGCCAGGAGCAGCGAGGAGGAACTCGACAGAGGAGTCAGAAGCTTGGAAGAAGGTGCTGAGGAAACGTCAGGAGTCCTGGAGCAGCTGAGACAGGAGTTAGCCGTCAAGTCCAGCCAG GTGGAGCACCTGCAGGAAGACGCCAGCTCTCTGAAAAAGCAGATGCAGAAAATAAAGGAACAGTTTCTTCAACAGAAG CTCCTGTCCTGGCAGGTGATGGTGGAGGCCTACCGGCGGGACACCGCCTCCAAAGACCAGCTCATCAGCGAGCTCAAGGCCACGAAGAAGAGGCTGGACTCGGAGGTGAAGGAGCTGAGGCAAGAGCTGATGCAGCTCCAAGGGGACAAGAAGTCCATGGAGGCGGAGCAGGCGCGCTTGCAGAAGGAGGTGTCCCGAGTGCAGCAGCAGATGGTGGCTCTCGAAGGGCATCTGGAGTCGGTGCAGAGGGAGCGCGATGAGATGGAGACCCACCTGCAG GCTCTGCAGTTCGACAGACAGCAGGTGGCTGCGCTGACAGAGGCCAACAAGGGGCTCCAGGCCCAAGTGGAAGAGCTACGGCAGGAAGCCGCCAG GGCCATCACCGAACAGAAGCAGAGGGTGACACGGCTGGGCTCGGACCTGAGCAGCGCTCAGAAGGAGATGAAGAGCAAGCACAAGGCCTACGAGAGCGCCGTGAGCATCCTGAGCCGCCGCCTGCAGGAGGCCCTCACCGccaaggaggcagctgaggctgaGCTGAGCCAGCTGAGAGCCCAGGCGGCCGATGGTGCCAGCGACCTCGTGCTGCGC GAGAGAATCCAGGCCCTGGAGGTGGAGTTGCAGACCGTGGGCCACAGCAAGGTGATGCTGGAGAAGGAGCTGCAGGAGGTCATCGCGCTGACTacccaggagctggaggagtACCGGGAGAAGGTGCTGGAGCTGGAGGACGAG CTTCAGGAATCCAGAGGCTTTAGGAGGAAGATAAAGCGCCTTGAAGAGTCAAATAGGAAGTTGGCTTTGGAGTTGGAGCACGAGCGAGGGAAGCTCACCGGCCTTGGACAGTCCAATGCGGCTTTGCGGGAGCACAACAGCGTGTTGGAGACAGCGCTAGCCAAGAGGGAGGCCGACCTCGTGGAGCTGAACCTTCAG GTTCAGGCCATCATGCAGCGCAAGCAGGAGGAGGACCGCCAGATGAGGCAGCTCGTGCAGGCCTTGCAAGCCGCACTGGAGAGAGAGAAGCTGGAAGTGCACAGCCTCAGGGAACAG GTGGCTGCAGCCAAAGTAGAAGCAAGGCACAACCAGCGCCACTTCAAGGCCGCCACCTTGGAGCTGAGCGAGGTGAAAAAGGAGCTGCAGGCCAAGGAGCTCCTGGTGCAGACGCTGCAGGCGGCGGCCGAGCGTCTCCA GCTTCAGGAGGGGAGACATGCCCAGGAAGTCGCCCAGTTCCAGGCAGAGCTTTCAGAGGCACGGACCCAGCTACAGCTCCTGCAGCAGCAGTTGGACGAGCAGCTGAGCAAACAACCTGTGGGCAACCAAGAG ATGGAAAACCTCAAGTGGGAGGTGGatcagaaggagagagaaatccAGTCCCTGAGGCAGCAGCTGGACCTGAGCGAGCAGCAGAGCAGGCGGGAGCTAGACGGGGCCGAGCGGGCTCTGCAG AATATCAAGTCTGAGCTGGAGGTGATGCGGGAAGACCTGTCTGTGACCCAGAAGGACAAGTTCATGCTTCAGGTGAAAGTGTCGGAACTGAAGAACAACATGAAAACTCTGCTACAGCAGAACCAGCAGCTCAAGCTGGACCTGCGACGCGGCGCGGCCAAGACG GCAGGAGATGGACAGCCTGCAGCGCCAGATGGAGGCACACGCCGTCACCGTGCACGAGTCACTGTCCTCATGGACTCAGGGGGACCCTGCCGCCAGCCCTGCTTCCCTGGGCGACCAGGCCCCCCCCGGAGGAGACACCGAGCCACCCGGTCCCAGCAGCACCTCCAGAGAGCGGCTGGGAACACCCTCTGCCGAGCACCCCCATGCTGA